From the Synechococcus sp. Nb3U1 genome, one window contains:
- a CDS encoding divergent PAP2 family protein — MLQQLMANHVLWTALIASLLAQAMKLILTYAQSGKVNLRVLVETGGMPSSHAALVTALAIGVGLQEGWDSLLFAATVVFALVVMYDAAGIRQAAGKQARVLNRLMEEWFEEKGAGSFKEPYLKELLGHTPVQVIAGAALGAACIGLSFALGVN; from the coding sequence ATGCTGCAACAGTTGATGGCCAACCACGTCCTCTGGACCGCTTTGATCGCCAGTTTGTTGGCCCAGGCCATGAAGCTGATCCTCACCTATGCGCAGTCGGGCAAGGTGAACCTGCGGGTGCTGGTGGAAACCGGCGGAATGCCCAGCTCCCATGCGGCGTTGGTCACTGCTTTGGCCATCGGCGTCGGGCTACAGGAGGGGTGGGATAGTCTGTTGTTCGCGGCTACCGTGGTGTTTGCGCTGGTGGTGATGTACGATGCCGCCGGGATCCGTCAGGCGGCGGGGAAACAGGCGCGGGTGCTGAATCGCCTCATGGAAGAATGGTTTGAAGAAAAAGGTGCTGGTAGCTTCAAAGAGCCTTATCTGAAGGAATTGCTCGGTCATACCCCTGTGCAGGTGATCGCGGGAGCGGCCTTGGGCGCTGCTTGTATCGGTTTGTCCTTCGCGCTGGGAGTAAATTGA
- the crtE gene encoding geranylgeranyl diphosphate synthase CrtE: protein MVAQTFNLKTYLSQRQQQVEEALSAALIPTYPERIYEAMRYSVLAGGKRLRPILCLATCELAGGSVEQALPTACALEMIHTMSLIHDDLPAMDNDDFRRGKPTNHKVFGEDIAILAGDALLAFAFEHIAHQTQGVPPQLVLQVIARIGHAVAATGLVGGQVVDLESEGKTISLETLEYIHTHKTGALLEISVVSGGILAGGDEQLLARLSRYAQDIGLAFQIIDDILDITATSEQLGKTAGKDQAVAKATYPSLWGLEASRQKAEELIRSAKEQLRPYGSQAEPLLALADFITRRQH from the coding sequence TTGGTTGCCCAAACCTTCAACCTGAAGACCTACCTGAGCCAGCGCCAGCAACAGGTGGAAGAGGCTTTGTCGGCCGCCCTGATTCCCACCTATCCAGAGCGAATCTACGAGGCGATGCGCTACAGCGTTCTGGCGGGGGGAAAACGCCTCCGCCCGATCCTCTGTTTGGCCACCTGTGAACTGGCCGGGGGATCCGTTGAACAGGCCCTGCCTACCGCCTGTGCCCTAGAGATGATCCACACCATGTCCCTGATCCACGACGATCTGCCGGCCATGGACAACGACGACTTCCGCCGCGGCAAACCCACCAACCACAAGGTTTTCGGAGAAGATATTGCCATTCTGGCCGGAGATGCCTTACTCGCTTTTGCCTTTGAGCACATTGCCCACCAAACTCAGGGGGTGCCGCCGCAGTTGGTGCTGCAGGTGATCGCCCGGATTGGCCATGCTGTCGCCGCTACCGGATTGGTGGGGGGCCAGGTGGTGGATCTGGAATCAGAGGGCAAAACCATCTCTTTGGAGACCCTAGAATACATTCACACCCACAAAACAGGTGCCCTACTGGAGATCTCGGTGGTGTCGGGAGGGATCCTGGCGGGGGGAGATGAGCAGTTGTTGGCCCGACTGAGCCGCTATGCCCAAGATATTGGCTTGGCATTCCAGATCATCGACGACATCTTAGATATCACCGCCACCAGTGAGCAACTGGGGAAAACGGCAGGCAAAGATCAAGCCGTTGCCAAAGCCACCTATCCCAGCCTCTGGGGTTTAGAAGCCTCCCGTCAAAAGGCCGAAGAGCTGATCCGCTCCGCTAAAGAACAACTGCGCCCCTATGGATCCCAGGCAGAACCGCTGTTGGCCCTAGCAGATTTCATTACCCGCCGTCAGCATTAG
- a CDS encoding SirB1 family protein has protein sequence MSVAAARERFTAEIQADPIDLGRAALWIAQETYPDLDVEEYWAALDEMAAEVQERLPPERYPMRVLKTLNHYLFEDLGFRGNNEDYYDPRNSFLNEVIDRRTGIPITLSLLYLELARRVEFPMTGVGMPGHFLVRPLFEGSEIFVDPFHQGEILFPEDCQERLAQIYGPGIPLQDHYLRPTPSRMILVRLLNNLKQIYLSRAELESALAAVERILLLTPEALLQLRDRGLLYYQLGRWRQARQDLESYLHQAPLGGEPNRSDEHLIREILQRLESHLG, from the coding sequence ATGAGTGTTGCTGCCGCCCGAGAACGGTTCACCGCTGAAATCCAAGCCGATCCGATCGATTTGGGGCGAGCTGCCCTCTGGATCGCCCAAGAGACTTACCCAGATTTGGATGTGGAAGAGTATTGGGCCGCTTTGGATGAGATGGCGGCAGAGGTGCAGGAACGGCTGCCCCCCGAGCGCTACCCGATGCGCGTCCTCAAAACCTTGAATCACTACTTGTTCGAAGACCTAGGCTTTCGGGGCAACAACGAAGATTACTACGATCCACGCAACAGCTTTTTGAATGAGGTGATCGACCGGCGCACCGGGATCCCGATCACCCTGTCGTTGCTGTACCTAGAGTTGGCTCGACGGGTGGAATTTCCCATGACGGGAGTGGGGATGCCCGGCCACTTTTTGGTTCGTCCCCTGTTTGAGGGATCGGAAATTTTTGTGGATCCCTTTCATCAGGGAGAAATTTTGTTTCCGGAAGACTGCCAGGAACGATTGGCCCAAATTTATGGCCCTGGGATCCCTTTACAAGACCATTACCTACGGCCCACCCCTTCCCGCATGATCTTGGTGCGCTTGCTCAACAATCTCAAACAGATTTACCTGAGCCGTGCTGAGCTAGAGTCTGCCTTGGCGGCAGTGGAACGAATTTTGTTGTTGACCCCCGAAGCCCTGCTACAACTGCGGGATCGCGGCCTGTTGTATTACCAGTTGGGCCGTTGGCGACAGGCCCGCCAGGATCTCGAATCCTATTTGCATCAAGCCCCTCTAGGGGGGGAGCCCAATCGCTCTGATGAACATCTGATCCGAGAAATCCTGCAGAGATTGGAAAGCCACCTCGGTTGA